A region of Streptomyces sp. NBC_01267 DNA encodes the following proteins:
- a CDS encoding glycosyltransferase family 2 protein, with amino-acid sequence MSVVIPVYNSGKYIDPCIESLLQQTLPADEFEVLFIDDGSTDDTPARLEKLAAEHPHFRVKTIPNSGWPGKPRNIGVAEARGEYVQFVDHDDHLGRDALRRMYAMGHRNGSDIVIGKVASDFRGVPHGIFRTDREKCTLETAPLHDSLTAHKMFRTDFLRDNKIAYPEGRRRLEDQLYMMQAYFPAETVSILGSYTCYYYSKRDDGNNSGSTRIVPSGYYGNLREVLEVVGTRTEPGAFQDRLLRRFYRVEMLGRLSEPAVLGYDAAFLDEMVDAVRPLATGFMGDGVHEGLGAVNRLRSTLLRDDDRQGLVKLARQAATVKSAARLEDIAWQPGGLLTVTLSARLTVGKDKAPLALLRSDDRILLHPALTADPLPDGERPDADLPDAGLPTGEPLDVTGEIKAFKAEVALRDRETAVEWPCPVTFTAAAEDLGDGRCQVILRGTAQLPADAFRDRGPLPRGFWDVWVTVRGLGLVRKVRLGADRHARVDAAVRPALLGSPARPVIPYFTHPHSNLTLDVGRRGKKLGRALAAHPVLRMPGRSAELRLGVFAPDPATATTAELVLSSDSGAGHFLPVGLRPVLGRFHLALPARAPGVPAGSWQLGVRLDGAKGPELPLCDVTVTENGRLRPDDSVPYADRGEIRAMIVRRRRTALRNGLRTLGGPLVRRLPPAARKRVRRLAAKLGG; translated from the coding sequence GTGAGTGTCGTCATCCCGGTGTACAACTCGGGAAAGTACATAGACCCGTGCATTGAATCCCTGTTGCAGCAGACCCTCCCCGCGGACGAATTCGAAGTCCTCTTCATCGACGACGGTTCGACGGACGACACTCCCGCCAGACTGGAAAAGCTGGCCGCCGAGCATCCGCATTTCCGGGTGAAAACCATACCCAATTCGGGATGGCCGGGTAAGCCGAGGAACATCGGTGTGGCCGAAGCCCGGGGCGAGTACGTCCAGTTCGTCGACCACGACGACCATCTCGGCCGGGACGCCCTGCGGCGCATGTACGCCATGGGGCACCGCAACGGCTCGGACATCGTGATCGGCAAGGTGGCCAGCGATTTCCGCGGAGTTCCGCACGGCATCTTCCGTACCGACCGGGAGAAGTGCACGCTGGAAACCGCGCCGCTCCACGACAGTCTCACCGCGCACAAGATGTTCCGGACGGATTTCCTCCGCGACAACAAGATCGCTTACCCGGAGGGCCGGCGCAGGCTGGAGGACCAGCTCTACATGATGCAGGCGTATTTCCCGGCCGAGACCGTATCCATTCTCGGCTCGTACACCTGCTACTACTACTCGAAGCGCGACGACGGAAACAACTCGGGTTCCACGAGAATCGTCCCTTCCGGGTACTACGGGAATCTGCGTGAGGTGCTGGAGGTCGTCGGGACCCGGACCGAACCGGGCGCCTTCCAGGACCGGTTGCTCCGGCGCTTCTACCGGGTCGAGATGCTGGGCCGCCTCAGCGAGCCCGCCGTCCTCGGCTACGACGCCGCCTTCCTCGACGAGATGGTGGACGCGGTCCGCCCGCTGGCCACCGGGTTCATGGGCGACGGGGTGCACGAGGGTCTCGGCGCGGTCAACCGCCTCCGTTCCACGCTGCTGCGCGACGACGACCGGCAGGGTCTGGTGAAGCTCGCCCGGCAGGCGGCCACCGTGAAGAGCGCCGCGCGCCTGGAGGACATCGCCTGGCAGCCCGGCGGCCTGCTCACCGTCACCCTCAGCGCCCGCCTCACCGTGGGCAAGGACAAGGCGCCGCTCGCGCTGCTCCGTTCCGACGACCGGATCCTGCTCCACCCCGCCCTCACCGCGGACCCGCTGCCCGACGGTGAACGGCCCGACGCCGACCTGCCCGACGCCGGCCTGCCCACCGGTGAACCGCTCGACGTCACCGGCGAGATCAAGGCGTTCAAGGCCGAAGTCGCCCTGCGCGACCGGGAGACGGCCGTCGAGTGGCCGTGCCCGGTGACGTTCACCGCAGCCGCCGAGGACCTGGGCGACGGACGCTGCCAGGTCATCCTGCGCGGCACCGCCCAACTGCCCGCCGACGCCTTCCGGGACCGCGGCCCGCTCCCCCGCGGCTTCTGGGACGTCTGGGTCACGGTGCGCGGGCTGGGCCTGGTCCGCAAGGTCAGGCTCGGCGCCGACCGGCACGCGCGGGTCGACGCGGCGGTCCGGCCCGCGCTGCTCGGCTCTCCGGCCCGCCCGGTGATCCCGTACTTCACGCACCCGCACAGCAACCTCACGCTCGACGTGGGGCGCCGCGGCAAGAAGCTGGGACGGGCGCTGGCGGCCCACCCGGTGCTCCGAATGCCCGGCCGCTCCGCCGAGCTGCGGCTCGGCGTCTTCGCCCCGGATCCGGCCACGGCCACCACGGCGGAGCTGGTGCTGAGTTCCGACAGCGGGGCCGGGCACTTCCTGCCGGTCGGTCTCCGGCCGGTCCTGGGCCGCTTCCATCTCGCGCTGCCCGCCCGCGCCCCCGGCGTCCCGGCCGGGAGCTGGCAGCTCGGTGTCCGGCTGGACGGCGCGAAGGGGCCCGAACTGCCCCTGTGCGACGTCACCGTCACGGAGAACGGCCGACTGCGGCCCGACGACAGCGTGCCGTACGCCGACCGCGGGGAGATCCGCGCGATGATCGTCCGGCGGCGCCGGACGGCACTGCGGAACGGACTCAGGACGCTCGGCGGCCCACTGGTCCGCCGGCTTCCCCCGGCGGCCCGCAAGAGGGTCCGCCGGCTCGCCGCGAAGCTGGGTGGCTGA
- a CDS encoding class I SAM-dependent methyltransferase, with amino-acid sequence MNRHEFLRGLHRVYRPRNYLEIGVNDGRSLAISRVPSVAVDPAFKVVTSISCDVHLVKATSDDFFARKDPLLHLRPGRNPFRALARRDPLQMLGGDPKLELSFIDGMHLFEFALRDFMNVEKHARWNSVIVLDDMLPRNVDEAARDRHTREWTGDVYKVATVLRRFRPDLLVVEVDTAPTGVLAVFGADPGSTVLKEKYESILAEYVTADPQDVPDEVMTRKRAVAPQALLGADFWPGLVRARNLNRSRAAFTGLRRSIERVTG; translated from the coding sequence GTGAACCGTCATGAATTCCTGCGCGGCCTCCATCGCGTATACCGGCCCCGGAACTATCTGGAGATCGGGGTCAATGACGGGCGCAGCCTGGCGATATCCCGGGTCCCTTCTGTGGCCGTCGACCCGGCATTCAAGGTCGTGACATCGATCAGTTGCGACGTCCATCTGGTCAAGGCGACGAGCGACGATTTCTTCGCCCGCAAGGATCCGCTGCTGCATCTGCGGCCCGGCCGCAATCCCTTCCGTGCGCTCGCCCGCCGGGACCCCCTCCAGATGCTCGGCGGCGATCCGAAACTGGAGCTGTCGTTCATCGACGGCATGCACCTTTTCGAGTTCGCGCTGCGGGACTTCATGAACGTCGAGAAGCACGCGCGCTGGAACAGCGTGATCGTGCTCGACGACATGCTGCCGCGCAATGTCGACGAGGCGGCCCGCGACCGGCACACCAGGGAGTGGACGGGCGACGTGTACAAGGTCGCCACCGTGCTGCGGCGTTTCCGCCCGGACCTGCTGGTCGTCGAGGTGGACACCGCGCCGACCGGCGTGCTCGCCGTCTTCGGCGCGGATCCGGGCAGCACCGTGCTGAAGGAGAAGTACGAATCCATCCTGGCGGAGTACGTCACCGCGGACCCGCAGGACGTCCCCGACGAGGTCATGACCCGCAAGCGCGCGGTGGCACCGCAGGCGCTGCTCGGCGCGGACTTCTGGCCCGGCCTGGTCCGGGCCCGTAACCTCAACCGCTCACGCGCCGCCTTCACCGGGCTGCGCCGGAGCATCGAGCGGGTCACGGGCTGA
- the rfbC gene encoding dTDP-4-dehydrorhamnose 3,5-epimerase, translated as MRQLAIEGAWVHEPKVFPDSRGSFHEWFKEPDLAEAAGHGLRLAQANCSVSRRGTLRGIHFADVPPSQAKYVKCVRGAVLDVVVDIRVGSPTYKQWEAVRLDDVDHRSVYLSEGLGHALLALTDDATVIYLCSTGYAPQREHGIHPLDPELAIDWPAGLTPLLSEKDAAAPTLAEAEASGLLPSYADCVAYAAKLRG; from the coding sequence ATGCGGCAGCTCGCCATCGAGGGAGCCTGGGTGCACGAGCCGAAGGTCTTCCCGGACAGCCGCGGCAGTTTCCACGAGTGGTTCAAGGAGCCGGACCTGGCCGAGGCTGCCGGTCACGGGCTGCGGCTGGCCCAGGCCAACTGCTCGGTGTCCCGCCGGGGCACCCTGCGGGGTATCCACTTCGCCGACGTACCGCCGAGCCAGGCCAAGTACGTCAAGTGTGTGCGCGGCGCCGTTCTCGACGTCGTGGTGGACATCCGGGTCGGCTCACCGACGTACAAGCAGTGGGAAGCCGTACGTCTCGACGATGTGGACCACCGCTCCGTCTACCTCTCGGAGGGGCTGGGCCACGCGCTGCTCGCGCTGACCGACGACGCCACGGTGATCTACCTCTGCTCCACCGGGTACGCCCCCCAGCGCGAGCACGGCATCCACCCGCTCGACCCGGAGCTGGCCATCGACTGGCCGGCGGGCCTCACCCCGCTGCTCTCCGAGAAGGACGCGGCGGCCCCGACGCTCGCCGAGGCCGAGGCGAGCGGCCTGCTGCCGTCCTACGCGGACTGCGTCGCGTACGCCGCGAAGCTGCGCGGCTGA